A single genomic interval of Prochlorococcus marinus XMU1406 harbors:
- a CDS encoding glucose-1-phosphate adenylyltransferase, with translation MKRVLAIILGGGKGSRLYPLTKMRAKPAVPLAGKYRLIDIPISNCINSGIEKMYVLTQFNSASLNRHIGRTYNLNGPFGQGFVEVLAAQQTPDSPKWFEGTADAVRKYQWLFQEWDVDEYLILSGDQLYRMDYSLFVQHHRDNGADLTVAALPVDEVQAEGFGLMRTDDLGNIKEFSEKPTGEKLKAMAVDTSKFGLSKESASEKPYLASMGIYVFSRNTLFDLLNKFPSYTDFGKDIIPQALNRGDTLKSYVFDDYWEDIGTIGAFFESNLALTEQPKPPFSFYDEKFPIYTRPRFLPPSKLVDAQITDSIVCEGTILKSCSILHCVLGVRSRIESDSVLEDTLVMGADFFESPEERTELRKGGGTPLGVGEGTTVKRAILDKNTRIGDNVVIINKDRVEEADKPELGFYIRNGIVVVVKNATIANGTVI, from the coding sequence ATGAAGCGTGTTTTGGCCATCATCCTCGGCGGAGGAAAAGGTTCTAGACTTTACCCTTTAACAAAAATGAGGGCGAAGCCTGCTGTCCCATTGGCAGGTAAGTATCGTTTAATAGATATCCCAATAAGTAATTGTATTAATTCAGGCATAGAGAAAATGTACGTTTTGACTCAGTTCAATAGTGCATCTCTAAATAGACATATAGGAAGAACATATAATTTAAATGGACCTTTCGGCCAAGGTTTTGTGGAGGTTTTAGCCGCTCAACAGACGCCTGATAGTCCAAAGTGGTTTGAGGGTACTGCTGATGCTGTAAGAAAGTATCAATGGTTATTTCAAGAATGGGATGTTGATGAATACTTAATATTGTCAGGCGATCAATTGTACAGAATGGACTACAGTTTATTTGTCCAACATCATAGAGATAATGGAGCTGACTTAACTGTCGCAGCTTTGCCTGTTGATGAAGTTCAGGCAGAAGGTTTTGGCTTAATGAGAACTGATGATTTAGGAAATATAAAAGAATTCAGCGAAAAGCCTACTGGAGAGAAGTTGAAGGCAATGGCAGTAGATACTTCAAAATTTGGCTTAAGTAAGGAGTCTGCTTCAGAAAAGCCTTACCTAGCCTCAATGGGTATTTACGTTTTTAGTAGAAATACTCTTTTTGATCTTTTAAATAAATTTCCTAGTTATACCGATTTTGGTAAGGACATAATTCCTCAAGCACTTAATAGGGGGGATACTCTTAAAAGTTATGTATTCGATGATTATTGGGAAGATATCGGAACCATTGGTGCATTCTTTGAGTCAAATTTGGCATTAACTGAGCAACCAAAACCTCCATTTAGTTTTTATGATGAAAAATTTCCAATTTATACAAGACCAAGATTTCTCCCGCCTTCTAAACTTGTAGATGCTCAAATTACTGATTCAATTGTTTGTGAAGGTACAATCTTGAAGTCATGCAGTATTTTGCATTGTGTTTTAGGTGTAAGAAGCAGGATTGAAAGTGATTCGGTTCTTGAGGACACTCTAGTTATGGGTGCCGATTTCTTTGAATCGCCTGAAGAGAGGACTGAATTAAGAAAAGGGGGCGGAACTCCTCTTGGAGTAGGAGAAGGAACAACTGTAAAAAGAGCAATTCTTGATAAGAATACAAGGATTGGTGATAATGTTGTGATCATTAATAAAGATCGAGTAGAAGAGGCAGATAAGCCAGAATTAGGCTTTTACATAAGAAATGGAATTGTTGTAGTAGTTAAAAATGCAACTATTGCAAACGGAACTGTTATTTAA